In Arachis hypogaea cultivar Tifrunner chromosome 17, arahy.Tifrunner.gnm2.J5K5, whole genome shotgun sequence, a single window of DNA contains:
- the LOC112764524 gene encoding uncharacterized protein isoform X6 produces the protein MLKKTKIGDPNITRSEDYIIEYLDNLLYSLSLSLSLSVSVSPPNTTIEIQINSSSNLEVHKRGGYSKNKRKVDEDWTDRYTSLSNREVRSSAYAGTSLHNVDVDTTSGMEAAARNISLEQPHKTMENSKSLAFRPRVNNAESIHEKGKTKLQTQDDRPLLLNKEIYKEDKRHARMERSLKIAKKRKSSGNANCAEKYHRTLISDDKGTLINREKCDGRCQKYAMAAGSQQPLIPQAKARHARMERALKLANKKLNKVSQTQIGTNYTITSSKSTMDWTPMKDSRDGAKHVLICEPITDAKNNVPATMEGRTISYNSVDTNMPIQGAGDHSIFSSGRASQRTKSEYLHMGYAMYECEHCAALFWYDERSNKNYNTADPKFNLCCKGGQVQLPHLPEAPNVLYELLFNNTPKSKHFRDNIRSYNSMFQFTSMGAKIDRGLNTSRGPPTFTLFGENYHLMGSLIPPEGNVAKFAQLYVFDTLNEIKNRLAAIRGEDKKEIHEDIVRDLKKMLDERNVLVKAFRMVKDSVVKDSNTTVKLRLIGKREKDGRRYNLPSTDEVAALIVGDFDIDKTDRDIVVETQSGRLQRINQLNPAYLGLQYPLLFPFGEDGYKEDIPLNKRYQNGGKGRQEVSMREFFAFRIQERLFDGSPLLYSRRLFQQFLVDGYSMIESSRLNYIRLEQEKFRCEMYKGIKEAVLSGETTPSSRGKRIVLPSSFTGGPRYMIQNYQDAMAICKAVGYPDLFITFTCNPKWPEVEDFLKNRELNAEDRPDIVCRAFKAKLDILIKDIRANKIFGKVCAVVYTIEFQKRGLPHAHILLFLHKDDKYPTAEDIDKIISAEIPDKELDPEYYEAVEKHMMHGPCGMARKDSPCMENGKCIRRFPKRFVEYSTVDDDGYPVYRRREDGRTINKSGVDLDNRYVVPHNRLLLMRYGAHINVEWCNQSRSIKYLFKYVNNGHDRVTASFYKSATENADLDEHDEVSMYYDCRYISPCEAAWRIFGYNIHYRDPSVVRLGFHLPNEQNVVFKDHENLDDVLRETSVKESMFLGWFQANKDYTEARTLTYAELPTKFVWKAKERVWLPRKTHFVIGRIFYVPLGSGERYYLRLLLNFVKGPTSFEDIRTIDDVVYATFKDACYARGLLENEKEYIEAIEEASHWGSGTYLRKLFATLLFSNSMDTPEHVWQKTWTLLCDDILHRQRTLLDNSDLVLTEDELKELTLIEIEKILNSYNKSLRDFPPMSILDMSQLNNQVYVDGMNRLICDELRYDRRQLALDHASYMQQLTDEQRVVYEQVIQAVQSGKGGVFFLYGYGGTGKTFVWKTLASALRSRSQVVLTVASSGIASLLLPGGRTAHSRFAIPLNLDECSTCNIKQGSALADLLIKTKLIIWDEAPMVNRFCIEALDRTMRDILRFSNPNSLDQPFGGKTVVFGGDFRQILPVIPKGTRQEIVNATINSSYIWDSCKLLSLTKNMRLKAGDSHTNSSELKEFGDWILGIGDGSHGTPRDCGERIEIPEDILVKDWDDPIETICKVTYPELFCGKNIDEHIEDRAILAPTLQIVDEINNYMMSLNSTEAQTYYSSDKACPTESNNDLLASIHTPEFLNTIRCSGIPNHELTLKVGTPIMLLRNIDHFAGLCNGTRLVVTRLGKHIIEACSKVGKNKGQKVFIPRMTLSPSDHRIPFKFQRRQFPIMVSYAMTINKSQGQSLSKVGLLLKKPVFTHGQLYVAASRVTNRQGLKILLCHDANNRTETDNVVFKEVFRNVC, from the exons tctctgtctctcagtctcagtctttcagtctctgtctctccaccaaacactacTATAGAGATCCAAATCAACTCAAGCAGCAATCTTGAAG TTCATAAAAGGGGAGGCTACTCTAAGAATAAGAGGAAGGTGGATGAAGACTGGACCGACAGATACACAAGTCTATCAAACAGAGAAGTGAGAAGTTCTGCATATGCTGGAACCAGCCTACATAATGTAGACGTTGACACTACATCAG GTATGGAAGCAGCTGCTCGAAATATTTCATTGGAACAGCCACATAAGACTATGGAGAACAGCAAAAGTCTTGCTTTTAGACCAAGGGTTAACAATGCAGAGTCCATACACGAAAAGGGAAAGACCAAATTACAAACACAGGATGACCGTCCACTTTTGCTGAACAAAGAAATTTACAAGG AGGACAAAAGGCATGCTAGGATGGAACGATCGTTGAAGATAGCTAAGAAGAGGAAGTCCTCAG GTAATGCAAATTGTGCGGAAAAGTATCATAGAACATTGATATCAGATGATAAGGGAACGTTAATCAACCGAGAAAAATGTGATGGAAGATGTCAGAAATATGCAATGGCAGCAGGAAGCCAACAACCACTAATCCCACAAGCAAAAG CAAGACATGCTAGGATGGAAAGAGCACTCAAATTAGCTAACAAGAAGCTAAACAAAGTATCTCAGACTCAAATAG GAACAAATTATACAATTACATCCAGCAAATCTACCATGGATTGGACTCCAATGAAAG ATTCAAGGGATGGTGCAAAACATGTCCTTATATGTGAACCAATCACAGATGCCAAAAATAATGTTCCAGCCACAATGGAAGGGAGAACTATTTCATATAATTCCGTGGACACCAATATGCCAATACAAG GTGCTGGTGATCACAGTATATTTAGTAGTGGTAGAGCATCACAGAGAACAAAATCAG AGTATTTGCACATGGGATATGCAATGTATGAATGTGAACATTGTGCTGCTCTCTTTTGGTACGATGAGAGGTCAAATAAAAATTACAACACAGCGGATCCTAAGTTCAATTTATGTTGTAAAGGAGGGCAGGTGCAACTTCCACACCTACCAGAAGCCCCTAACGTGTTGTATGAGTTGTTGTTCAATAATACTCCCAAGAGCAAGCATTTTCGAGATAACATCAGATCATATAATAGCATGTTCCAGTTCACATCGATGGGTGCAAAGATAGATCGTGGTTTAAATACTTCCAGAGGTCCTCCTACATTTACACTTTTTGGGGAGAACTATCATTTAATGGGAAGTCTCATACCGCCAGAAGGAAACGTGGCAAAGTTTGCCCAATTGTATGTTTTTGATACACTAAATGAGATCAAAAACCGCTTGGCTGCTATCCG GGGTGAAGATAAAAAAGAAATACATGAAGACATTGTGAGAGACTTAAAGAAGATGCTAGATGAGAGAAATGTATTGGTGAAGGCGTTTCGCATGGTTAAGGATTCGGTCGTTAAAGATTCAAATACCACAGTCAAGCTCAGATTAATCGGCAAAAGAGAAAAAGATGGTAGAAGATACAACTTGCCTTCAACAGATGAGGTCGCCGCATTAATTGTGGGTGACTTTGATATAGATAAGACTGATAGGGATATTGTCGTCGAGACTCAAAGTGGAAGATTACAAAGGATCAACCAACTCAACCCAGCTTACCTGGGATTACAATATCCTTTGTTATTTCCTTTTGGAGAGGATGGATACAAAGAAGATATACCTCTCAATAAACGTTATCAAAATGGTGGGAAAGGGCGCCAGGAGGTGTCAATGAGAGAATTCTTTGCATTTAGAATACAAGAAAGGTTATTTGATGGTTCCCCGTTGTTATATTCAAGGCGACTCTTCCAGCAATTTTTGGTTGATGGGTATTCGATGATTGAATCCTCTAGGTTAAACTATATAAGGCTTGAACAGGAGAAATTCAGATGTGAGATGTACAAAGGAATAAAAGAAGCAGTTTTGAGTGGGGAAACAACACCGTCATCGCGCGGCAAACGTATTGTATTGCCTTCATCATTTACAGGAGGGCCAAGGTACATGATTCAAAACTATCAGGATGCAATGGCAATTTGTAAGGCGGTGGGTTATCCAGACCTCTTTATTACATTCACATGCAATCCTAAGTGGCCTGAGGTGGAAGACTTCCTTAAGAATAGAGAATTAAATGCAGAAGATAGACCTGACATAGTTTGCAGAGCATTCAAGGCTAAACTGGATATATTGATTAAAGACATCCGAGCAAACAAAATTTTTGGCAAAGTTTGTGCAG TTGTATACACCATCGAAtttcaaaaaagaggactacCACATGCACATATACTATTGTTCTTACATAAGGATGACAAGTATCCAACTGCTGAGGACATTGATAAAATCATCTCAGCTGAGATACCGGATAAGGAGTTAGATCCTGAATACTATGAAGCTGTGGAGAAGCACATGATGCACGGTCCATGTGGGATGGCTAGGAAAGATTCACCATGTATGGAGAATGGTAAGTGTATACGTCGCTTCCCCAAGAGATTCGTTGAGTACTCAACTGTCGATGATGATGGGTATCCAGTCTACAGACGCAGGGAAGATGGAAGGACTATAAACAAGTCTGGAGTTGATCTTGATAATCGATATGTGGTTCCACATAACAGGCTACTATTGATGAGATATGGGGCTCACATAAATGTTGAGTGGTGTAACCAATCAAGATCAATTAAGTATTTGTTCAAGTACGTTAATAATGGCCATGATCGTGTAACAGCTTCGTTCTACAAGAGTGCCACAGAGAATGCTGACCTGGACGAACACGACGAAGTCAGCATGTACTATGATTGCAGGTACATATCTCCCTGTGAGGCCGCCTGGAGAATCTTTGGTTATAACATACATTATAGAGATCCATCAGTGGTAAGACTAGGGTTTCATTTACCCAATGAACAAAACGTGGTATTTAAAGACCATGAAAACCTTGATGATGTGCTGAGAGAAACATCCGTGAAGGAATCCATGTTCCTAGGATGGTTTCAAGCAAACAAGGATTATACAGAAGCAAGAACACTGACGTATGCAGAGCTCCCCACTAAGTTTGTATGGAAGGCAAAAGAAAGAGTATGGTTGCCCCGAAAAACACATTTTGTGATTGGAAGAATTTTCTATGTGCCTCTAGGATCAGGTGAAAGATATTATTTAAGGCTTCTACTCAATTTCGTCAAGGGACCAACTTCTTTTGAGGATATCAGGACTATAGATGATGTGGTCTATGCTACTTTCAAAGACGCCTGTTATGCACGTGGCCTTTTAGAAAATGAAAAGGAATATATTGAGGCGATCGAGGAAGCCAGCCATTGGGGTTCAGGAACATATTTGAGAAAACTCTTTGCGACACTTTTGTTTTCAAATTCGATGGATACACCAGAACATGTTTGGCAAAAGACATGGACTCTATTATGTGATGACATACTTCATAGGCAGCGAACACTTCTGGACAATTCAG ATTTAGTCCTTACTGAAGATGAGTTGAAGGAGTTGACACTAATAGAAATTGAAAAAATTCTGAACAGCTATAACAAGAGTCTTAGGGATTTTCCACCGATGTCAATTCTGGATATGAGTCAACTTAATAATCAAGTGTATGTTGATGGGATGAATAGGCTAATTTGTGATGAGCTCCGATATGATAGAAGACAACTAGCTTTAGATCATGCTTCTTACATGCAACAACTAACTGACGAGCAAAGAGTTGTGTATGAGCAAGTCATACAAGCAGTTCAAAGCGGCAAAGGGGGCGTATTCTTTTTGTATGGTTACGGTGGAACAGGAAAAACTTTTGTTTGGAAGACATTAGCATCTGCACTGAGATCAAGATCACAAGTTGTACTAACTGTTGCATCAAGTGGGATTGCATCTCTTTTACTACCCGGTGGACGGACAGCACACTCACGATTTGCAATCCCACTCAATTTAGATGAATGCTCAACATGCAATATAAAACAGGGCAGCGCATTAGCTGATTTGTTAATAAAGACTAAGCTAATTATTTGGGATGAGGCTCCTATGGTGAATAGATTTTGTATTGAGGCACTTGACAGGACAATGCGTGATATATTAAGATTCAGCAATCCAAACAGCCTTGATCAGCCTTTTGGAGGGAAGACAGTGGTCTTCGGTGGTGACTTTCGACAAATTCTCCCAGTAATTCCTAAAGGGACTAGACAAGAAATTGTTAACGCCACTATAAACTCATCGTACATATGGGATAGTTGCAAGCTGTTGTCATTGACCAAAAACATGCGATTGAAAGCAGGTGACTCCCACACAAACTCATCCGAGTTAAAAGAGTTTGGTGACTGGATACTAGGTATTGGTGATGGTAGCCACGGAACACCAAGAGATTGTGGTGAGAGGATTGAAATCCCAGAAGACATCCTGGTTAAGGATTGGGATGACCCAATAGAGACGATCTGTAAGGTAACATATCCAGAACTATTTTGCGGGAAAAATATTGATGAACATATTGAAGATAGAGCGATACTAGCACCAACATTGCAAATAGTTGATGAGATAAACAACTACATGATGAGCTTAAATTCTACTGAAGCACAAACATATTACAGCTCAGACAAGGCATGCCCAACAGAATCCAACAATGACTTATTGGCATCCATACACACACCAGAATTCCTAAACACAATCAGATGTTCAGGAATTCCAAATCATGAGTTGACATTAAAGGTTGGAACCCCTATAATGTTACTGAGGAATATAGACCATTTTGCAGGATTGTGCAATGGTACCCGCCTGGTTGTCACTAGGCTTGGGAAACACATCATTGAAGCATGTAGCAAGGTTGGAAAGAACAAAGGTCAGAAGGTGTTTATTCCTAGGATGACTCTAAGCCCATCGGATCATCGAATTCCATTCAAGTTCCAACGGAGACAGTTTCCTATAATGGTGTCTTACGCAATGACTATA
- the LOC112764524 gene encoding uncharacterized protein isoform X3, with amino-acid sequence MLKKTKIGDPNITRSEDYIIEYLDNLLYSLSLSLSLSVSVSPPNTTIEIQINSSSNLEVHKRGGYSKNKRKVDEDWTDRYTSLSNREVRSSAYAGTSLHNVDVDTTSGMEAAARNISLEQPHKTMENSKSLAFRPRVNNAESIHEKGKTKLQTQDDRPLLLNKEIYKEDKRHARMERSLKIAKKRKSSGNANCAEKYHRTLISDDKGTLINREKCDGRCQKYAMAAGSQQPLIPQAKARHARMERALKLANKKLNKVSQTQIGTNYTITSSKSTMDWTPMKDAKNNVPATMEGRTISYNSVDTNMPIQGAGDHSIFSSGRASQRTKSGRKANQRRNKDVKNNEPTNNSKKTSQRANRHVNSGEQTNMDFAEYLHMGYAMYECEHCAALFWYDERSNKNYNTADPKFNLCCKGGQVQLPHLPEAPNVLYELLFNNTPKSKHFRDNIRSYNSMFQFTSMGAKIDRGLNTSRGPPTFTLFGENYHLMGSLIPPEGNVAKFAQLYVFDTLNEIKNRLAAIRGEDKKEIHEDIVRDLKKMLDERNVLVKAFRMVKDSVVKDSNTTVKLRLIGKREKDGRRYNLPSTDEVAALIVGDFDIDKTDRDIVVETQSGRLQRINQLNPAYLGLQYPLLFPFGEDGYKEDIPLNKRYQNGGKGRQEVSMREFFAFRIQERLFDGSPLLYSRRLFQQFLVDGYSMIESSRLNYIRLEQEKFRCEMYKGIKEAVLSGETTPSSRGKRIVLPSSFTGGPRYMIQNYQDAMAICKAVGYPDLFITFTCNPKWPEVEDFLKNRELNAEDRPDIVCRAFKAKLDILIKDIRANKIFGKVCAVVYTIEFQKRGLPHAHILLFLHKDDKYPTAEDIDKIISAEIPDKELDPEYYEAVEKHMMHGPCGMARKDSPCMENGKCIRRFPKRFVEYSTVDDDGYPVYRRREDGRTINKSGVDLDNRYVVPHNRLLLMRYGAHINVEWCNQSRSIKYLFKYVNNGHDRVTASFYKSATENADLDEHDEVSMYYDCRYISPCEAAWRIFGYNIHYRDPSVVRLGFHLPNEQNVVFKDHENLDDVLRETSVKESMFLGWFQANKDYTEARTLTYAELPTKFVWKAKERVWLPRKTHFVIGRIFYVPLGSGERYYLRLLLNFVKGPTSFEDIRTIDDVVYATFKDACYARGLLENEKEYIEAIEEASHWGSGTYLRKLFATLLFSNSMDTPEHVWQKTWTLLCDDILHRQRTLLDNSDLVLTEDELKELTLIEIEKILNSYNKSLRDFPPMSILDMSQLNNQVYVDGMNRLICDELRYDRRQLALDHASYMQQLTDEQRVVYEQVIQAVQSGKGGVFFLYGYGGTGKTFVWKTLASALRSRSQVVLTVASSGIASLLLPGGRTAHSRFAIPLNLDECSTCNIKQGSALADLLIKTKLIIWDEAPMVNRFCIEALDRTMRDILRFSNPNSLDQPFGGKTVVFGGDFRQILPVIPKGTRQEIVNATINSSYIWDSCKLLSLTKNMRLKAGDSHTNSSELKEFGDWILGIGDGSHGTPRDCGERIEIPEDILVKDWDDPIETICKVTYPELFCGKNIDEHIEDRAILAPTLQIVDEINNYMMSLNSTEAQTYYSSDKACPTESNNDLLASIHTPEFLNTIRCSGIPNHELTLKVGTPIMLLRNIDHFAGLCNGTRLVVTRLGKHIIEACSKVGKNKGQKVFIPRMTLSPSDHRIPFKFQRRQFPIMVSYAMTINKSQGQSLSKVGLLLKKPVFTHGQLYVAASRVTNRQGLKILLCHDANNRTETDNVVFKEVFRNVC; translated from the exons tctctgtctctcagtctcagtctttcagtctctgtctctccaccaaacactacTATAGAGATCCAAATCAACTCAAGCAGCAATCTTGAAG TTCATAAAAGGGGAGGCTACTCTAAGAATAAGAGGAAGGTGGATGAAGACTGGACCGACAGATACACAAGTCTATCAAACAGAGAAGTGAGAAGTTCTGCATATGCTGGAACCAGCCTACATAATGTAGACGTTGACACTACATCAG GTATGGAAGCAGCTGCTCGAAATATTTCATTGGAACAGCCACATAAGACTATGGAGAACAGCAAAAGTCTTGCTTTTAGACCAAGGGTTAACAATGCAGAGTCCATACACGAAAAGGGAAAGACCAAATTACAAACACAGGATGACCGTCCACTTTTGCTGAACAAAGAAATTTACAAGG AGGACAAAAGGCATGCTAGGATGGAACGATCGTTGAAGATAGCTAAGAAGAGGAAGTCCTCAG GTAATGCAAATTGTGCGGAAAAGTATCATAGAACATTGATATCAGATGATAAGGGAACGTTAATCAACCGAGAAAAATGTGATGGAAGATGTCAGAAATATGCAATGGCAGCAGGAAGCCAACAACCACTAATCCCACAAGCAAAAG CAAGACATGCTAGGATGGAAAGAGCACTCAAATTAGCTAACAAGAAGCTAAACAAAGTATCTCAGACTCAAATAG GAACAAATTATACAATTACATCCAGCAAATCTACCATGGATTGGACTCCAATGAAAG ATGCCAAAAATAATGTTCCAGCCACAATGGAAGGGAGAACTATTTCATATAATTCCGTGGACACCAATATGCCAATACAAG GTGCTGGTGATCACAGTATATTTAGTAGTGGTAGAGCATCACAGAGAACAAAATCAG GTAGAAAGGCAAACCAAAGGCGAAACAAAGACGTTAAAAACAATGAACCTACAAACAACA GTAAGAAGACATCCCAAAGGGCTAATAGACACGTAAATTCTGGTGAACAAACAAATATGG ATTTTGCAGAGTATTTGCACATGGGATATGCAATGTATGAATGTGAACATTGTGCTGCTCTCTTTTGGTACGATGAGAGGTCAAATAAAAATTACAACACAGCGGATCCTAAGTTCAATTTATGTTGTAAAGGAGGGCAGGTGCAACTTCCACACCTACCAGAAGCCCCTAACGTGTTGTATGAGTTGTTGTTCAATAATACTCCCAAGAGCAAGCATTTTCGAGATAACATCAGATCATATAATAGCATGTTCCAGTTCACATCGATGGGTGCAAAGATAGATCGTGGTTTAAATACTTCCAGAGGTCCTCCTACATTTACACTTTTTGGGGAGAACTATCATTTAATGGGAAGTCTCATACCGCCAGAAGGAAACGTGGCAAAGTTTGCCCAATTGTATGTTTTTGATACACTAAATGAGATCAAAAACCGCTTGGCTGCTATCCG GGGTGAAGATAAAAAAGAAATACATGAAGACATTGTGAGAGACTTAAAGAAGATGCTAGATGAGAGAAATGTATTGGTGAAGGCGTTTCGCATGGTTAAGGATTCGGTCGTTAAAGATTCAAATACCACAGTCAAGCTCAGATTAATCGGCAAAAGAGAAAAAGATGGTAGAAGATACAACTTGCCTTCAACAGATGAGGTCGCCGCATTAATTGTGGGTGACTTTGATATAGATAAGACTGATAGGGATATTGTCGTCGAGACTCAAAGTGGAAGATTACAAAGGATCAACCAACTCAACCCAGCTTACCTGGGATTACAATATCCTTTGTTATTTCCTTTTGGAGAGGATGGATACAAAGAAGATATACCTCTCAATAAACGTTATCAAAATGGTGGGAAAGGGCGCCAGGAGGTGTCAATGAGAGAATTCTTTGCATTTAGAATACAAGAAAGGTTATTTGATGGTTCCCCGTTGTTATATTCAAGGCGACTCTTCCAGCAATTTTTGGTTGATGGGTATTCGATGATTGAATCCTCTAGGTTAAACTATATAAGGCTTGAACAGGAGAAATTCAGATGTGAGATGTACAAAGGAATAAAAGAAGCAGTTTTGAGTGGGGAAACAACACCGTCATCGCGCGGCAAACGTATTGTATTGCCTTCATCATTTACAGGAGGGCCAAGGTACATGATTCAAAACTATCAGGATGCAATGGCAATTTGTAAGGCGGTGGGTTATCCAGACCTCTTTATTACATTCACATGCAATCCTAAGTGGCCTGAGGTGGAAGACTTCCTTAAGAATAGAGAATTAAATGCAGAAGATAGACCTGACATAGTTTGCAGAGCATTCAAGGCTAAACTGGATATATTGATTAAAGACATCCGAGCAAACAAAATTTTTGGCAAAGTTTGTGCAG TTGTATACACCATCGAAtttcaaaaaagaggactacCACATGCACATATACTATTGTTCTTACATAAGGATGACAAGTATCCAACTGCTGAGGACATTGATAAAATCATCTCAGCTGAGATACCGGATAAGGAGTTAGATCCTGAATACTATGAAGCTGTGGAGAAGCACATGATGCACGGTCCATGTGGGATGGCTAGGAAAGATTCACCATGTATGGAGAATGGTAAGTGTATACGTCGCTTCCCCAAGAGATTCGTTGAGTACTCAACTGTCGATGATGATGGGTATCCAGTCTACAGACGCAGGGAAGATGGAAGGACTATAAACAAGTCTGGAGTTGATCTTGATAATCGATATGTGGTTCCACATAACAGGCTACTATTGATGAGATATGGGGCTCACATAAATGTTGAGTGGTGTAACCAATCAAGATCAATTAAGTATTTGTTCAAGTACGTTAATAATGGCCATGATCGTGTAACAGCTTCGTTCTACAAGAGTGCCACAGAGAATGCTGACCTGGACGAACACGACGAAGTCAGCATGTACTATGATTGCAGGTACATATCTCCCTGTGAGGCCGCCTGGAGAATCTTTGGTTATAACATACATTATAGAGATCCATCAGTGGTAAGACTAGGGTTTCATTTACCCAATGAACAAAACGTGGTATTTAAAGACCATGAAAACCTTGATGATGTGCTGAGAGAAACATCCGTGAAGGAATCCATGTTCCTAGGATGGTTTCAAGCAAACAAGGATTATACAGAAGCAAGAACACTGACGTATGCAGAGCTCCCCACTAAGTTTGTATGGAAGGCAAAAGAAAGAGTATGGTTGCCCCGAAAAACACATTTTGTGATTGGAAGAATTTTCTATGTGCCTCTAGGATCAGGTGAAAGATATTATTTAAGGCTTCTACTCAATTTCGTCAAGGGACCAACTTCTTTTGAGGATATCAGGACTATAGATGATGTGGTCTATGCTACTTTCAAAGACGCCTGTTATGCACGTGGCCTTTTAGAAAATGAAAAGGAATATATTGAGGCGATCGAGGAAGCCAGCCATTGGGGTTCAGGAACATATTTGAGAAAACTCTTTGCGACACTTTTGTTTTCAAATTCGATGGATACACCAGAACATGTTTGGCAAAAGACATGGACTCTATTATGTGATGACATACTTCATAGGCAGCGAACACTTCTGGACAATTCAG ATTTAGTCCTTACTGAAGATGAGTTGAAGGAGTTGACACTAATAGAAATTGAAAAAATTCTGAACAGCTATAACAAGAGTCTTAGGGATTTTCCACCGATGTCAATTCTGGATATGAGTCAACTTAATAATCAAGTGTATGTTGATGGGATGAATAGGCTAATTTGTGATGAGCTCCGATATGATAGAAGACAACTAGCTTTAGATCATGCTTCTTACATGCAACAACTAACTGACGAGCAAAGAGTTGTGTATGAGCAAGTCATACAAGCAGTTCAAAGCGGCAAAGGGGGCGTATTCTTTTTGTATGGTTACGGTGGAACAGGAAAAACTTTTGTTTGGAAGACATTAGCATCTGCACTGAGATCAAGATCACAAGTTGTACTAACTGTTGCATCAAGTGGGATTGCATCTCTTTTACTACCCGGTGGACGGACAGCACACTCACGATTTGCAATCCCACTCAATTTAGATGAATGCTCAACATGCAATATAAAACAGGGCAGCGCATTAGCTGATTTGTTAATAAAGACTAAGCTAATTATTTGGGATGAGGCTCCTATGGTGAATAGATTTTGTATTGAGGCACTTGACAGGACAATGCGTGATATATTAAGATTCAGCAATCCAAACAGCCTTGATCAGCCTTTTGGAGGGAAGACAGTGGTCTTCGGTGGTGACTTTCGACAAATTCTCCCAGTAATTCCTAAAGGGACTAGACAAGAAATTGTTAACGCCACTATAAACTCATCGTACATATGGGATAGTTGCAAGCTGTTGTCATTGACCAAAAACATGCGATTGAAAGCAGGTGACTCCCACACAAACTCATCCGAGTTAAAAGAGTTTGGTGACTGGATACTAGGTATTGGTGATGGTAGCCACGGAACACCAAGAGATTGTGGTGAGAGGATTGAAATCCCAGAAGACATCCTGGTTAAGGATTGGGATGACCCAATAGAGACGATCTGTAAGGTAACATATCCAGAACTATTTTGCGGGAAAAATATTGATGAACATATTGAAGATAGAGCGATACTAGCACCAACATTGCAAATAGTTGATGAGATAAACAACTACATGATGAGCTTAAATTCTACTGAAGCACAAACATATTACAGCTCAGACAAGGCATGCCCAACAGAATCCAACAATGACTTATTGGCATCCATACACACACCAGAATTCCTAAACACAATCAGATGTTCAGGAATTCCAAATCATGAGTTGACATTAAAGGTTGGAACCCCTATAATGTTACTGAGGAATATAGACCATTTTGCAGGATTGTGCAATGGTACCCGCCTGGTTGTCACTAGGCTTGGGAAACACATCATTGAAGCATGTAGCAAGGTTGGAAAGAACAAAGGTCAGAAGGTGTTTATTCCTAGGATGACTCTAAGCCCATCGGATCATCGAATTCCATTCAAGTTCCAACGGAGACAGTTTCCTATAATGGTGTCTTACGCAATGACTATA